TGCGTCCCGATGACCTGGCGGCGGCCGCCCTCCGTGGGCTGGTCGAGCGCACCGGGATCGATACGGGCGAGGTGGAGGACGTGATTCTTGGCTGCGCCTTTCCGGAAGGGGAACAGGGGATGAACGTTGCCCGGGTGGCGGCGATGAAGGCGGGCTTCCCCTTCCAGGTGCCGGCGCAGACCGTCAACCGCTTCTGCTCCTCGGGGCTGCAGTCGATCGCCCTGGCCGCCGAGCGGATCATGGCCGGCTTCGCCGACTGCATCGTCGCCGGCGGCGTCGAGTCGATGACGGCGGTGCCGATGGGCGGCAACAAGTACAGCGCCAACCCGGCCCTGGTCGCCGAGTGGCCCGAGTCCTACTCTTCGATGGGGATCACGGCAGAACTGGTCGCCGCCAAATACGGCATCTCCCGCGCCGACCAGGATCGCTTCGCCCTCGCCAGCCACCAGAAGGCGGCGGCGGCCATCGCGGCGGGCCGCTTCGCCGAGGAGACCATCCCGGTCGAGATCGAGAACGTGACCCTCGCCGCCGGCAAGATGAAGAAGAGCCGGGAGACGGTCGCCGTCGACGATGGCGTGCGCGCCGACACCACCCTGGAGAGCCTGGCGGGGCTCAAGCCGGCCTTCAAGGTGGACGGCAGCGTCACCGCCGGCAACTCCTCGCAGATGACCGACGGCGCGGCGGCGGCGCTGGTCGTCTCGGAAGACTATCTGAAGCGGCTCGGCAAGGACCCGCTGGCCCGCTTCATCGCCTTCGCGGTGCGGGGCGTCCCGCCCGAGATCATGGGGATCGGCCCCATCGAGGCGATCCCCGTCGCCCTCCGGATGGCCGGTCTCAAGCAGGCGGACCTCGGCCTGATCGAGCTCAACGAGGCCTTCGCCGCCCAGTCCCTGGCCATCGTCCGG
Above is a window of Desulfuromonadales bacterium DNA encoding:
- a CDS encoding thiolase family protein, which encodes MKTAYILAAYRTPGCRAKRGKFKDVRPDDLAAAALRGLVERTGIDTGEVEDVILGCAFPEGEQGMNVARVAAMKAGFPFQVPAQTVNRFCSSGLQSIALAAERIMAGFADCIVAGGVESMTAVPMGGNKYSANPALVAEWPESYSSMGITAELVAAKYGISRADQDRFALASHQKAAAAIAAGRFAEETIPVEIENVTLAAGKMKKSRETVAVDDGVRADTTLESLAGLKPAFKVDGSVTAGNSSQMTDGAAAALVVSEDYLKRLGKDPLARFIAFAVRGVPPEIMGIGPIEAIPVALRMAGLKQADLGLIELNEAFAAQSLAIVRELGLNPDIINVNGGAIALGHPLGCTGAKLTATLLAEMGRRKARYGMVSMCIGGGMGAAGIFEKL